The window GGATTTTTCCGCGACGTTGGCAGAAAAGCTGGAGCCGGGAGGCCGCCTGGTGCTCAACGACCAGGAAGGTTTTCCCCTGGCTGTGCTTGAGGTGGAGGATTTGTGGCAGCCGGACAAACGGGCCGAAGCCCGGGCCGTATTCGGTACGGACGATGCCTCGGTTCATGCCGGGGTCCGGCGTTTTTTTGAAGAAACCGGCGCTTGGTACGCGGGCGGAACGATCCTGGGATTGCACTTGCCCATGCACCACGATTCCATGGACCTGCGCCGTTCGCCCGAGGAATGGCGGGCTGTGATGCAGCGGCAGGGCTGGGCCAGGGTGCTCGGGGCGCATCCACACGGCGCCTTGCATCGCGTGGACCGGGAAATCCTGCTGCGTGCGGCGCGTCGGGCGGACGCGGGGCTGTTGTTGCTGCCTGCCGCGGACCAGCCGTTTTTGGTGGATGCGGACCACTTCCACAAGGTTCGGTGTCATCGTGCCTTTTACGAGCATCTGCCCGAAGGCTTGGCCGAATTGGGGCTGCTGCCCCTGGCCTGCCGCGGGGCGGGACCGCGTGAAGCGCTTTTTCAGGCGCTGACTCTGCGTTCCTGCGGATGCACGCATTTTCTCGTGGAGCCGGACCAGGGAGAACCGCGTCCGCTCAACGGTGGCCGGGCCTACGCGCCGGGCGCCGTGTTTGACCTGTTGGAAAAATATGCCCCGGAATCCGGGGTGGAGCCGGTCCCTTCGGATGCGTTGCGGTTCCATTCCCGCAAAAAATGCTTTGTTCCGGCGCAGGATACCTCATTGGACGAGGTGGAAACGCCGCCCACGTCCGAGGAGCTGGATATCCTGTTGGAGCATGGCCGGGAAATCCCCTCCTGGTTCACCTTTCCCGAGGTGTTGGACGAGATGCGGCGCGCCCATCCCCCACGCCACGAGCAGGGGCTGTGCGTTTTTTTTACCGGGCTTTCCGGCGCGGGCAAATCCACTTTGGCGAAAATTCTGTACGTCCGGTTCATGGAGCAGGGTACCCGTCCGGTAACGCTTCTCGACGGGGACATCGTGCGCCGCAATCTTTCCAGCGAACTGGGGTTCAGCCGGGAG of the Paucidesulfovibrio gracilis DSM 16080 genome contains:
- the cysC gene encoding adenylyl-sulfate kinase, with product MPSSVLLPDAEVRELRAALPQLPYLNLGRRALCDLELLMQGAFAPLSGYMNQTQYQSVLESMHLPDGSLIPLPVCLDFSATLAEKLEPGGRLVLNDQEGFPLAVLEVEDLWQPDKRAEARAVFGTDDASVHAGVRRFFEETGAWYAGGTILGLHLPMHHDSMDLRRSPEEWRAVMQRQGWARVLGAHPHGALHRVDREILLRAARRADAGLLLLPAADQPFLVDADHFHKVRCHRAFYEHLPEGLAELGLLPLACRGAGPREALFQALTLRSCGCTHFLVEPDQGEPRPLNGGRAYAPGAVFDLLEKYAPESGVEPVPSDALRFHSRKKCFVPAQDTSLDEVETPPTSEELDILLEHGREIPSWFTFPEVLDEMRRAHPPRHEQGLCVFFTGLSGAGKSTLAKILYVRFMEQGTRPVTLLDGDIVRRNLSSELGFSREHRVLNVTRIGFVASEIVKNRGIAICAPIAPYEEARRANRELISQYGGYVEVHVSTSLATCEARDRKGLYAKAKAGLKKGVTGVDDPFEPPQHADLALDTAGLAPEDAARKILLLLEQKGYVR